The following are encoded together in the Malaya genurostris strain Urasoe2022 chromosome 3, Malgen_1.1, whole genome shotgun sequence genome:
- the LOC131438535 gene encoding retinol dehydrogenase 14 isoform X3: MDQHLLLCAMSVIDWDSPVSIVAYVVTVLVIFVSSFKYYLYLTCGKITSSRNMEGKTVIITGANSGIGKETARDLAKRGARIIMACRNMATARVARDEIAQESGNEAVFVKKLDLSSQASIREFATEVLETESKLDVLIHNAGFAETFKKTKSIDGIEFTMATNHYGPFLLTHLLIDLLRRSAPSRIVVVASELYRFASVDLNNLNPVNSLPAYLYYVSKSANIMFTRELSRRLEGTNVTANCLHPGMIDSGIWRNVPFPLTIPMAIFRAFFKTNAEGAQTSLYLACSPEVTDVSGKYFRDCKEAGLSTGICDMEKAKKLWEESVRIVKLTEKDPKI; the protein is encoded by the exons ATCAACACCTCTTACTCTGTGCAATGTCAGTGATCGATTGGGATAGTCCTGTCAGTATAGTCGCATACGTAGTTACTGTTCTCGTGATATTCGTTTCGTCGTTCAAATACTATCTCTATCTAACGTGTGGAAAAATCACCTCCAGT CGCAATATGGAAGGCAAAACGGTCATCATCACCGGAGCCAATTCGGGCATTGGCAAGGAAACTGCCCGGGACTTGGCAAAACGTGGTGCCCGCATCATCATGGCTTGCCGGAACATGGCAACGGCCAGGGTAGCTCGTG ACGAGATCGCACAAGAGAGCGGAAACGAAGCTGTTTTCGTGAAGAAACTTGACCTGAGCTCACAAGCGTCGATTCGTGAGTTTGCTACCGAGGTGCTTGAAACGGAATCCAAACTCGACGTGTTAATTCATAATGCCGGCTTTGCGGAGACTTTCAAGAAAACTAAAAGTATAGATGGTATCGAGTTTACCATGGCTACGAATCACTATGGACCATTTCTACTAACGCATCTGTTAATCGACTTGTTGAGACGTTCCGCACCAAGTCGCATAGTGGTCGTAGCTTCGGAACTGTACCGGTTCGCTTCGGTCGATTTGAACAACCTGAATCCGGTCAACAGTCTGCCCGCTTATCTTTACTACGTGTCCAAGTCAGCTAACATCATGTTTACTCGCGAGCTGAGCCGCCGCTTAGAGGGAACCAATGTGACGGCCAATTGCTTGCATCCGGGAATGATCGATTCTGGCATCTGGCGCAATGTGCCGTTCCCACTGACTATTCCGATGGCCATCTTCAGAGCATTCTTCAAGACTAACGCCGAAGGTGCCCAAACCAGTCTTTATTTGGCTTGTTCACCGGAAGTAACGGACGTCAGCGGAAAGTATTTTAGAGACTGCAAAGAAGCGGGATTGTCGACTGGAATCTGCGACATGGAGAAAGCCAAAAAGCTGTGGGAGGAATCGGTTAGAATTGTTAAGCTGACGGAGAAAGATCCGAAGATATGA